From Primulina tabacum isolate GXHZ01 chromosome 2, ASM2559414v2, whole genome shotgun sequence, one genomic window encodes:
- the LOC142537145 gene encoding histidine kinase CKI1-like, with translation MKPTSCIVLRPVSCLFFLMFVLLSLAGLLVPLWINRVTRIESQVNLIVYNINQELFSGIERTSTLFSPINASAINLARFLSSSLDENELRSSSHIQSKVAHTLFLALSTVPYVSEVAYIGLDGLFFGYYVKGGQPFALYSNSTFSSTQNAPKDFTWYAQPANGTGELYGEAIMFPPSDIFNKIWFQSAPNNSNVYASVDTDWADSQDLMLLVNAGLDRRGAVTFGYPVKSFIDFFTAGVCFYNGSLILATKDGIMLTEGIPNTQMILIDNRVSFNLLGPDGDRVGAVGNITCHSDEGMLTDSVTSIWGSKYVISCSSVEIAGLQLVYVLALPYSRLSAFIHNNIMSAFIYLMILIGFMVITICTFVYLIVIAARREMNLCGALIKQMEATRQAERKSMNKSLAFARASHDIRASLAGITGLIEMSHNIVPKLDPSGPELHTNLLQMEACNKYLLGILNTILDTTKIDASKMQLEEEEFDIDQLLEDVVDLFHPVGMKKGVDIILDPCDGSIMKSSGVRGDRVKLKQILCNLLSNAVKFTSEGHVVVRSWARKWSLETGILASNKSYSLMRRISCLFFQVDRAYSESEVVKSIQLDPNCMEFIFEVNDTGRGIPKEQQKSVFENYVQLKETSFGTEGTGLGLGIVQSLVRLMGGEIEIMDKEIGEKGTCFRFNTFFSICSTDISANARDVDVEAHGDHISSGSFRHSGSIIRTQSPKSEASQVILLLQSAKRNVILQNYMERQGIKVHTVKQYHQLSPTLKKIKRKLRLSQYSSSAKSDVNSRTDAHTSHASSTRSLKEVPLSALDGTDNDLLFHSNPCTMGSLVSFILIVIDTGAGPFREISRAIAEFRRDLNNGCCSRVVWLDKPGSESSKFRGLGEHALPQSDILMSKPFHGSRLYQTIGLLPELHGMPLPTKGETSHNVENIDSLGVARPSGSTINITKKGVKEQSSEDDVFRKVEEIKEQKTGKVKPLTGKKILVADDDPVGLRIATSVALQLGAVTSSCRNGEEALELVCKSLKDETNTGASMNLKPFDCILMDCEMPVMNGIEATRRMRQEEGFYGVHIPIVALTAHVRGEEIDMMIEAGVDDLLTKPLNKENLMKAVSKFIF, from the exons ATGAAGCCGACCTCATGCATAGTGTTGAGGCCGGTTTCTTGTCTTTTTTTCCTG ATGTTTGTTTTGCTATCTTTAGCTGGCTTGTTGGTTCCTTTGTGGATTAATCGGGTTACAAGGATTGAAAGCCAAGTGAATCTGATTGTTTACAACATCAATCAAGAATTATTTTCTGGGATTGAGAGAACAAGTACATTATTTTCTCCGATTAATGCATCCGCCATTAATTTAGCACGCTTCTTGAGTTCGTCCTTGGATGAAAATGAACTTCGATCCTCCTCGCATATTCAGTCTAAG GTGGCTCATACGTTATTTCTAGCTCTATCAACAGTACCATACGTTTCTGAAGTAGCATACATTGGATTGGATGGCTTATTCTTTGGCTACTATGTGAAAGGTGGTCAGCCTTTTGCATTGTACTCGAATTCCACTTTTTCTTCAACCCAAAATGCTCCAAAAGATTTCACCTGGTACGCGCAGCCAGCAAATGGCACGGGGGAACTATATGGTGAAGCCATTATGTTTCCTCCATCGGATATATTCAATAAAATCTGGTTTCAAAGTGCACCAAATAATTCAAACGTTTATGCCTCAGTAGATACTGACTGGGCTGATTCTCAAGATTTAATGTTACTTGTTAATGCTGGTTTGGATCGAAGAGGAGCCGTCACTTTTGGGTATCCGGTGAAATCATTTATTGATTTCTTCACTGCGGGCGTTTGCTTTTACAATGGAAGCTTGATTTTAGCCACAAAAGATGGGATTATGCTCACTGAGGGAATTCCAAACACTCAAATGATCTTGATTGATAATCGAGTCTCTTTTAACTTATTAGGCCCCGATGGTGATCGAGTAGGTGCAGTTGGAAATATAACATGCCACTCTGATGAAGGGATGCTAACAGACTCTGTAACAAGTATTTGGGGTAGTAAATACGTGATAAGTTGTTCATCGGTTGAAATTGCAGGACTTCAACTG GTGTATGTTTTGGCTCTACCTTATAGTCGGTTGTCAGCCTTCATTCATAACAACATCATGTCGGCATTTATATATCTCATGATATTAATCGGTTTTATGGTGATTACCATTTGCACTTTTGTATATTTGATAGTCATAGCAGCAAGAAGAGAAATGAATCTCTGTGGAGCATTGATAAAACAAATGGAAGCAACTCGACAGGCCGAAAGGAAGAGTATGAACAAAAGTCTAGCTTTTGCGAGGGCAAGCCATGATATCCGTGCTTCCTTAGCAGGCATTACAGGCTTGATTGAAATGTCCCATAACATAGTCCCTAAACTAGATCCTTCAGGACCAGAGTTGCATACAAATTTACTTCAGATGGAAGCTTGTAACAAATATCTTCTAG GTATATTGAACACGATTCTTGATACAACCAAAATAGATGCCAGCAAAATGCAACTTGAGGAGGAAGAGTTTGACATAGACCAGTTACTAGAAGATGTAGTTGATTTGTTTCATCCTGTTGGTATGAAGAAAGGGGTGGACATAATCTTGGATCCTTGTGATGGTTCTATCATGAAATCCTCCGGCGTGAGAGGGGACCGAGTGAAACTAAAGCAGATTTTATGCAACTTACTGAGTAATGCAGTAAAGTTTACTTCAGAAGGGCATGTGGTGGTTCGATCTTGGGCAAGAAAATGGAGTCTTGAAACGGGCATTCTTGCTTCTAACAAAAGCTACAGCTTGATGAGACGCATATCATGCTTGTTTTTCCAGGTTGATAGAGCATATAGCGAGTCAGAAGTTGTGAAAAGTATTCAGCTGGATCCCAATTGCATGGAATTTATATTCGAGGTGAATGACACAGGAAGAGGGATTCCAAAAGAGCAACAAAAATCTGTATTTGAAAACTATGTTCAACTCAAAGAGACATCATTTGGGACAGAAGGCACAGGTTTAGGACTCGGCATTGTTCAATCCCTG GTTCGTTTAATGGGCGGAGAAATAGAAATTATGGATAAAGAAATTGGTGAGAAGGGAACTTGCTTCAGATTTAACACATTCTTCAGCATATGCAGTACAGATATTTCAGCCAATGCAAGAGACGTAGATGTTGAGGCTCATGGTGATCACATCTCAAGTGGTTCTTTTCGACATTCCGGATCTATCATCCGGACACAAAGCCCAAAATCCGAAGCATCCCAAGTCATACTCTTGCTCCAGAGTGCTAAAAGAAATGTCATTTTGCAGAATTACATGGAGAGACAAGGCATAAAGGTGCATACCGTGAAGCAATATCACCAACTTTCTCCAACTCTAAAGAAAATCAAGCGAAAGCTCAGACTCTCGCAATACAGCTCTTCCGCTAAATCTGACGTAAATTCAAGAACCGACGCCCACACGTCTCATGCGTCCAGTACAAGATCATTAAAGGAAGTGCCACTTAGTGCTTTGGATGGCACAGACAATGATTTACTCTTCCACAGTAATCCTTGTACGATGGGTAGTTTGGTTAGCTTCATTTTGATAGTGATCGATACTGGTGCAGGACCTTTTCGAGAGATCAGCAGAGCCATAGCTGAATTCAGAAGGGACTTAAACAATGGCTGTTGTAGCAGGGTTGTTTGGCTTGACAAACCGGGTTCGGAAAGCTCTAAGTTCCGGGGCCTTGGCGAGCACGCTCTGCCTCAATCTGATATATTAATGTCCAAGCCTTTCCATGGATCCCGTTTGTATCAAACTATCGGTCTTCTACCAGAGCTTCATGGCATGCCGCTTCCTACAAAAGGAGAAACATCTCACAATGTTGAAAATATCGATTCTCTCGGAGTGGCTAGGCCATCTGGGAGCACTATCAACATTACCAAGAAGGGTGTGAAAGAACAATCTTCTGAAGATGATGTCTTTCGAAAGGTCGAGGAAATCAAAGAGCAAAAGACAGGTAAAGTTAAACCTCTGACTGGGAAGAAAATCTTGGTGGCAGACGATGACCCTGTGGGACTTAGGATAGCCACATCTGTGGCTTTACAGCTTGGTGCAGTTACTTCTTCATGTAGAAATGGAGAAGAAGCTTTGGAGCTTGTTTGCAAAAGTCTAAAGGATGAAACAAATACCGGAGCTTCTATGAATCTGAAACCTTTTGATTGTATACTAATGGATTGCGAG ATGCCCGTAATGAATGGGATTGAAGCAACCAGGAGAATGAGACAAGAGGAGGGATTTTACGGCGTTCACATCCCCATTGTTGCCTTAACAGCCCACGTTAGGGGAGAAGAGATAGATATGATGATCGAGGCTGGAGTAGATGATCTTTTAACCAAGCCACTCAACAAGGAAAATCTTATGAAAGCTGTATCAAAGTTTATCTTTTGA
- the LOC142523963 gene encoding calvin cycle protein CP12-2, chloroplastic-like, translating to MAAAVVGVSFSSPKVFAQITSSSKAQNSGKFSFIETPWRGCSTSFGRGRMVSLHPVAVVPDKLSDKVEESIKNAQETCSDDPVGGECAAAWDEVEELSAAASHARDRSKENSDPLENYCKDNPETEECRTYDN from the coding sequence ATGGCAGCCGCTGTAGTTGGAGTCAGCTTCTCATCCCCCAAAGTCTTTGCCCAGATAACGAGCTCCTCAAAAGCCCAGAATTCTGGTAAGTTTTCATTCATAGAGACCCCATGGAGGGGGTGCTCCACAAGCTTTGGACGTGGCAGGATGGTCTCTCTCCACCCCGTGGCGGTGGTGCCTGATAAGCTGTCAGATAAAGTGGAAGAGAGCATCAAGAACGCGCAGGAAACCTGCTCCGATGACCCGGTTGGTGGGGAGTGCGCAGCGGCGTGGGACGAAGTGGAGGAGCTGAGCGCGGCGGCTAGCCATGCTAGGGACAGGAGTAAGGAGAACTCGGATCCGTTGGAAAATTACTGCAAGGACAATCCGGAGACTGAGGAGTGCCGCACTTACGACAACTGA
- the LOC142537147 gene encoding DELLA protein RGL3-like, whose amino-acid sequence MVGEAGFSFQSNDTILPDNCDPLVGYAKDETIPVSEEHQSFNMDDGEFMDLFCSVFGQENTTEKKAEIFGNYEQKPDSDTWIQNEDFMPGLEEFKENLQRSISELRKPVKEKPDLFSLASWELLNCYGRGFKMSREENLKDPIEETPVGGQKLSTEEILRVAGEKFIQFSTNRIDGISMFIHPYVGSSLSGLSMDEARDVELVHLLLSAAENVGTKRFDIASKLISRCLWVASDSGTPVQRVAFYFAEALQQRIYREEGWITGEKMKNQPEKRETRLALGTNNTFLAAYQELPFAQVMQLAAIQAIIENVKTSCKIHLIDLQVRSGIQWIALMQGLADCSIKHLKITAVVTTDVRKVEDTGKRLLNFAQSLNLPFIFKVFNLKDMKDFKEDLLDVEADETLVIYSFIMLRTMISTPYCLDNLMRAVTRLRPALMVVTEVEANHNSSSFVDRFIEALFFYSAFFDCLEDCMEKNNEFRTILEKTYFGDGIINIVSTEGQERVTRNVKLDVWRAFLVRFGMEEIELSESSRYQASLVLKQFSHGSSCTLENNGKGLFVGWKGTPLYSLTTWKFK is encoded by the coding sequence ATGGTGGGAGAAGCTGGTTTTTCATTTCAAAGCAATGACACTATTCTTCCAGATAACTGTGATCCTCTGGTTGGATATGCAAAAGACGAAACGATTCCCGTGAGCGAAGAACATCAATCGTTCAACATGGATGACGGTGAATTCATGGATTTATTTTGTTCAGTGTTTGGCCAAGAAAATACCACGGAGAAAAAGGCCGAGATATTTGGAAATTATGAACAGAAACCTGACTCGGATACTTGGATCCAGAACGAAGATTTCATGCCTGGTCTCGAGGAATTCAAAGAAAATCTGCAGCGGTCAATATCAGAACTCAGAAAACCTGTTAAAGAAAAGCCAGATTTATTCTCTCTTGCATCATGGGAGCTCTTGAACTGTTATGGTAGGGGATTCAAGATGTCGAGAGAAGAGAACTTAAAGGATCCGATCGAGGAGACTCCCGTAGGTGGACAGAAACTATCAACAGAAGAAATCTTGAGAGTTGCTGGAGAGAAGTTCATCCAATTTTCCACCAACAGGATTGATGGGATTTCCATGTTTATCCACCCTTATGTTGGCTCTTCCCTCTCAGGGCTTTCCATGGATGAAGCAAGAGATGTGGAGCTTGTTCATCTTCTCCTATCTGCAGCAGAAAACGTGGGCACCAAACGCTTTGATATTGCAAGTAAATTGATTTCTCGATGCCTGTGGGTGGCATCTGATTCAGGTACACCAGTCCAGCGTGTGGCCTTTTACTTTGCTGAAGCTCTTCAACAGAGGATATACAGAGAAGAAGGGTGGATCACTGGAGAGAAGATGAAAAACCAACCTGAAAAACGAGAGACACGTCTTGCCTTAGGTACGAACAACACGTTCTTGGCAGCGTACCAAGAGCTGCCCTTTGCTCAAGTTATGCAATTAGCTGCAATACAAGCCATTATTGAGAATGTTAAGACATCTTGCAAGATCCATTTGATTGATCTCCAAGTAAGGAGTGGAATCCAGTGGATAGCCTTGATGCAAGGGCTCGCAGATTGCTCAATCAAACATCTCAAAATAACAGCAGTGGTAACAACTGATGTACGGAAAGTGGAGGACACTGGCAAGAGACTGCTGAATTTTGCTCAATCTTTGAACCTGCCTTTTATTTTCAAGGTTTTTAATCTAAAAGACATGAAGGATTTTAAGGAAGATCTGTTGGACGTAGAAGCTGATGAAACTTTGGTCATTTACTCGTTTATTATGTTAAGAACAATGATATCAACGCCATATTGTTTAGACAATCTAATGAGAGCAGTGACAAGACTCAGGCCAGCTCTAATGGTGGTCACAGAAGTGGaggccaatcacaattcctctTCATTCGTGGACCGTTTCATTGAAGCACTCTTCTTTTACAGTGCATTTTTTGATTGTTTGGAAGATTGCATGGAGAAAAACAATGAATTCAGAACTATACTAGAAAAAACTTATTTTGGTGATGGGATCATCAATATAGTTTCAACAGAGGGCCAAGAAAGGGTCACTCGGAATGTCAAATTAGATGTTTGGAGGGCATTTTTGGTGAGGTTTGGGATGGAGGAAATCGAGCTGAGCGAGTCATCAAGGTATCAAGCTAGTTTAGTTTTGAAGCAGTTTTCACATGGAAGCTCATGCACTCTCGAAAATAATGGGAAGGGCCTATTTGTTGGATGGAAGGGCACACCCTTGTATTCTCTTACAACTTGGAAGTTCAAATAG
- the LOC142523954 gene encoding bZIP transcription factor 53-like, whose translation MASKQTPTSSGSGLEERKRKRKLSNRESARRSRMKKQQHLDELLAQERLMKEENKKLSQMIDDASQLYLNFASDNNVLRAQVAELTDRLRSLNSVIHIASEVSGLAFDIQDIPDTFLEPWQLPCPIQPIRADMFQY comes from the coding sequence ATGGCTTCAAAGCAAACGCCTACGAGCTCGGGTTCAGGCCTTGAAGAAAGGAAAAGGAAGCGTAAGTTATCAAACCGTGAATCTGCCCGTAGGTCTCGAATGAAGAAGCAGCAACACTTGGATGAGCTACTTGCTCAAGAAAGGCTGATGAAAGAGGAGAACAAGAAACTTAGTCAGATGATCGATGACGCCTCACAGCTCTACCTCAACTTTGCTTCCGATAATAATGTGCTCAGGGCTCAGGTTGCAGAGTTAACTGACCGCCTCAGATCGCTCAATTCTGTCATTCACATCGCATCCGAGGTTAGTGGTCTGGCATTCGATATTCAGGATATTCCTGACACGTTTCTGGAGCCTTGGCAGCTTCCCTGCCCGATTCAACCCATCCGAGCTGATATGTTCCAGTACTAA